In Stigmatopora nigra isolate UIUO_SnigA chromosome 11, RoL_Snig_1.1, whole genome shotgun sequence, the following proteins share a genomic window:
- the arhgef7a gene encoding rho guanine nucleotide exchange factor 7a isoform X1 — MNSAEQTVTWLITLGVLESPKKSIADPEAFLHSSLKDGVVLCRLLERLSPGSTEKIYQEPKNDGECLNNIKEFVKGCTSFRVEPFEASDLLLGLNFSKVLSTLVALNKATADIGVGSDSVCARHSSAHRIKSFESLASQTSLGRSSKLLQNQFRSLDMSENCGQQLLVKARFNFLQTNEDELTFNKGDLIGVTRQEDGGWWEGTLNGKTGWFPSNYVREAKGSDKQVSPKSGTLKSPPKGFDTSAISKTYYNLVLQSILETETEYSKDLQNLLANYLRPLQTFDKMSGADVALILGNLEEISTFQQMLVQSLEECTKLPESQQRVGAFFLKLMPQMKALYVAYCANHPCAVNVLTQHSEPLGEFAEGRGAVGPGILALTTGLSKAFMRLDKYPTLLKELERHMEESHPDRSDIQKCMATFKNLSAQCQEVRKRKELELQILTESIRLWEGDDIKTLGSVLYMSQVLVHASVAEEKSERYIMLFPHVLLMLSASPRMSGFIFQGKLPLASMSVSKLEDCEAHKNAFELNGPAFDRLQVSCTNSRDLQDWVEHLSRQIKHTAATAPSHKPLAVPCHTLPSHPVTLSRHAEGRAMTVAPTYHTLPHPSSHGSSHGGVTWGPLEPPNTPKPWSLSCLRPAPPLRPSAALCYKEDLSKSPKSVKKLLPKRKPERKQSEEEFALRKSTAALEEDAQILKVIEAYCTSAKTRQTLNSRARWETELHVILPGGQEKGPFDDFNRNGQSVAEDKSLVDVVYGLRDEVQELKQDNKKMKRSLEEEQRARKDLEKLVRRVLKNLNDPTWDETNL; from the exons ATGAATTCGGCGGAGCAAACGGTGACCTGGCTCATCACGCTCGGGGTGCTGGAGTCGCCCAAGAAGAGCATCGCGGACCCCGAGGCTTTCCTGCACAGCTCGCTCAAGGATGGTGTGGTTCTCTGCAGGCTCCTGGAGCGCCTCAGCCCGGGATCCACGGAGAAG ATTTACCAAGAACCGAAGAACGACGGCGAGTGTCTGAACAACATAAAGGAGTTCGTCAAAGGCTGCACATCTTTCCGTGTCGAG CCATTCGAGGCCAGTGACCTACTACTCGGCCTCAATTTCTCAAAGGTGTTGAGTACTCTGGTGGCGCTGAATAAAGCCACAGCAG ATATCGGCGTGGGCAGCGACTCGGTGTGCGCCCGCCATTCTTCCGCCCACCGGATTAAGTCCTTTGAGTCTCTGGCCTCCCAGACTTCACTGGGGCGATCCTCCAAGCTGTTACAGAACCAGTTTCGCAGTCTG GACATGTCCGAGAACTGCGGGCAGCAGCTGCTGGTCAAGGCGCGTTTCAACTTCCTGCAAACCAACGAGGACGAGCTCACCTTTAATAAGGGCGACCTCATCGGCGTGACCCGTCAAGAAGATGGAGGCTGGTGGGAGGGGACGCTCAACGGCAAGACGGGTTGGTTTCCTAGCAACTACGTCCGGGAAGCCAAAGGCTCCG ACAAACAAGTCTCCCCCAAGTCGGGCACCCTGAAAAGTCCGCCCAAAGGCTTCGACACGTCCGCCATAAGCAAGACGTACTACAACTTG GTGTTGCAGAGCATTTTGGAAACGGAGACGGAATACTCCAAGGACCTTCAGAACCTCCTGGCAAATTATTTGCGTCCTCTTCAAACCTTTGACAA GATGAGCGGCGCCGACGTAGCTCTGATCCTGGGAAACCTGGAAGAAATCAGCACTTTTCAACAGATGCTCGTCCAATCCTTGGAGGAATGCACCAA GCTTCCCGAGAGCCAGCAAAGGGTGGGCGCATTTTTCCTCAAGCTCATGCCGCAGATGAAGGCTCTGTACGTGGCCTACTGCGCCAACCATCCCTGCGCCGTCAACGTGCTCACGCAACACAG CGAGCCGCTGGGGGAATTTGCCGAGGGCCGGGGCGCCGTGGGACCGGGGATCCTGGCCCTCACCACCGGCCTCAGTAAAGCTTTCATGAGGTTGGACAAGTACCCCACCCTGCTCAAAGAGTTGGAGCGCCACATGGAG GAGAGTCACCCCGACCGAAGCGACATCCAAAAGTGCATGGCCACGTTCAAGAATCTCTCG GCGCAGTGCCAGGAGGTGCGCAAGCGCAAAGAGCTGGAGCTGCAGATTCTGACCGAATCCATTCGCTTGTGGGAGGGCGACGACATCAAGACCCTGGGCTCGGTGCTCTACATGAGCCAGGTCCTGGTTCACGCTTCTGTCGCAGAG GAAAAGAGCGAGCGCTACATCATGCTGTTCCCCCACGTCCTCCTCATGTTGTCGGCCAGTCCCAGGATGAGCGGCTTCATATTCCAG GGTAAACTGCCTTTAGCCAGCATGTCGGTCAGCAAACTGGAAGACTGCGAAGCCCACAAAAATGCATTTGAGCTCAACG GCCCTGCCTTCGATCGACTTCAGGTGTCGTGCACCAACTCGCGGGATCTCCAGGACTGGGTGGAGCATCTTAGCCGGCAAATCAAGCacacggcggcgacggcgcccAGCCACAAGCCCCTGGCCGTTCCGTGCCACACT CTTCCGTCCCATCCGGTAACCCTGTCCCGGCACGCGGAGGGCAGGGCCATGACGGTGGCCCCCACCTACCACACCCTTCCCCACCCTTCCTCTCACGGGAGCTCTCACGGCGGCGTGACGTGGGGGCCCCTGGAGCCCCCCAACACCCCCAAACCCTGGAGCTTAAGCTGCCTGCGCCCCGCGCCCCCCCTGCGACCCTCGGCGGCCCTCTGCTACAAGGAG GATCTCAGTAAAAGCCCCAAGAGTGTGAAGAAACTGCTTCCCAAGCGCAAACCGGAGAGGAAACAGTCTGAGGAGGAGTTTGCCTTGAGAAAGA GCACCGCCGCTCTGGAGGAAGACGCCCAGATCCTGAAAGTCATCGAGGCCTACTGCACCAGCGCCAAGACCCGGCAGACACTCAACTCaa GAGCGCGGTGGGAGACGGAGCTGCACGTCATCCTTCCCGGCGGCCAAGAGAAAGGCCCGTTCGATGACTTTAACCGTAATGGACAAAGCGTAGCAGAAGACAA GAGTCTGGTGGACGTGGTGTACGGCCTCCGAGATGAGGTACAAGAACTAAAGCAG GACAACAAGAAGATGAAGAGGTCGCTAGAAGAGGAGCAGAGAGCCCGCAAAGATCTGGAGAAGCTCGTTAGGAGAGTTTTGAAGAACTTGAACGACCCCACTTGGGATGAGACCAACTTGtga
- the arhgef7a gene encoding rho guanine nucleotide exchange factor 7a isoform X2 gives MNSAEQTVTWLITLGVLESPKKSIADPEAFLHSSLKDGVVLCRLLERLSPGSTEKIYQEPKNDGECLNNIKEFVKGCTSFRVEPFEASDLLLGLNFSKVLSTLVALNKATADIGVGSDSVCARHSSAHRIKSFESLASQTSLGRSSKLLQNQFRSLDMSENCGQQLLVKARFNFLQTNEDELTFNKGDLIGVTRQEDGGWWEGTLNGKTGWFPSNYVREAKGSDKQVSPKSGTLKSPPKGFDTSAISKTYYNLVLQSILETETEYSKDLQNLLANYLRPLQTFDKMSGADVALILGNLEEISTFQQMLVQSLEECTKLPESQQRVGAFFLKLMPQMKALYVAYCANHPCAVNVLTQHSEPLGEFAEGRGAVGPGILALTTGLSKAFMRLDKYPTLLKELERHMEESHPDRSDIQKCMATFKNLSAQCQEVRKRKELELQILTESIRLWEGDDIKTLGSVLYMSQVLVHASVAEEKSERYIMLFPHVLLMLSASPRMSGFIFQGKLPLASMSVSKLEDCEAHKNAFELNGPAFDRLQVSCTNSRDLQDWVEHLSRQIKHTAATAPSHKPLAVPCHTLPSHPVTLSRHAEGRAMTVAPTYHTLPHPSSHGSSHGGVTWGPLEPPNTPKPWSLSCLRPAPPLRPSAALCYKEDLSKSPKSVKKLLPKRKPERKQSEEEFALRKSTAALEEDAQILKVIEAYCTSAKTRQTLNSTWQGTDLMHNHVLADADRPPAEPLGRRGSVSRPELSSDLSEDSDYDSIWSSHSYRMGSVPRKSSRWETELHVILPGGQEKGPFDDFNRNGQSVAEDKSLVDVVYGLRDEVQELKQDNKKMKRSLEEEQRARKDLEKLVRRVLKNLNDPTWDETNL, from the exons ATGAATTCGGCGGAGCAAACGGTGACCTGGCTCATCACGCTCGGGGTGCTGGAGTCGCCCAAGAAGAGCATCGCGGACCCCGAGGCTTTCCTGCACAGCTCGCTCAAGGATGGTGTGGTTCTCTGCAGGCTCCTGGAGCGCCTCAGCCCGGGATCCACGGAGAAG ATTTACCAAGAACCGAAGAACGACGGCGAGTGTCTGAACAACATAAAGGAGTTCGTCAAAGGCTGCACATCTTTCCGTGTCGAG CCATTCGAGGCCAGTGACCTACTACTCGGCCTCAATTTCTCAAAGGTGTTGAGTACTCTGGTGGCGCTGAATAAAGCCACAGCAG ATATCGGCGTGGGCAGCGACTCGGTGTGCGCCCGCCATTCTTCCGCCCACCGGATTAAGTCCTTTGAGTCTCTGGCCTCCCAGACTTCACTGGGGCGATCCTCCAAGCTGTTACAGAACCAGTTTCGCAGTCTG GACATGTCCGAGAACTGCGGGCAGCAGCTGCTGGTCAAGGCGCGTTTCAACTTCCTGCAAACCAACGAGGACGAGCTCACCTTTAATAAGGGCGACCTCATCGGCGTGACCCGTCAAGAAGATGGAGGCTGGTGGGAGGGGACGCTCAACGGCAAGACGGGTTGGTTTCCTAGCAACTACGTCCGGGAAGCCAAAGGCTCCG ACAAACAAGTCTCCCCCAAGTCGGGCACCCTGAAAAGTCCGCCCAAAGGCTTCGACACGTCCGCCATAAGCAAGACGTACTACAACTTG GTGTTGCAGAGCATTTTGGAAACGGAGACGGAATACTCCAAGGACCTTCAGAACCTCCTGGCAAATTATTTGCGTCCTCTTCAAACCTTTGACAA GATGAGCGGCGCCGACGTAGCTCTGATCCTGGGAAACCTGGAAGAAATCAGCACTTTTCAACAGATGCTCGTCCAATCCTTGGAGGAATGCACCAA GCTTCCCGAGAGCCAGCAAAGGGTGGGCGCATTTTTCCTCAAGCTCATGCCGCAGATGAAGGCTCTGTACGTGGCCTACTGCGCCAACCATCCCTGCGCCGTCAACGTGCTCACGCAACACAG CGAGCCGCTGGGGGAATTTGCCGAGGGCCGGGGCGCCGTGGGACCGGGGATCCTGGCCCTCACCACCGGCCTCAGTAAAGCTTTCATGAGGTTGGACAAGTACCCCACCCTGCTCAAAGAGTTGGAGCGCCACATGGAG GAGAGTCACCCCGACCGAAGCGACATCCAAAAGTGCATGGCCACGTTCAAGAATCTCTCG GCGCAGTGCCAGGAGGTGCGCAAGCGCAAAGAGCTGGAGCTGCAGATTCTGACCGAATCCATTCGCTTGTGGGAGGGCGACGACATCAAGACCCTGGGCTCGGTGCTCTACATGAGCCAGGTCCTGGTTCACGCTTCTGTCGCAGAG GAAAAGAGCGAGCGCTACATCATGCTGTTCCCCCACGTCCTCCTCATGTTGTCGGCCAGTCCCAGGATGAGCGGCTTCATATTCCAG GGTAAACTGCCTTTAGCCAGCATGTCGGTCAGCAAACTGGAAGACTGCGAAGCCCACAAAAATGCATTTGAGCTCAACG GCCCTGCCTTCGATCGACTTCAGGTGTCGTGCACCAACTCGCGGGATCTCCAGGACTGGGTGGAGCATCTTAGCCGGCAAATCAAGCacacggcggcgacggcgcccAGCCACAAGCCCCTGGCCGTTCCGTGCCACACT CTTCCGTCCCATCCGGTAACCCTGTCCCGGCACGCGGAGGGCAGGGCCATGACGGTGGCCCCCACCTACCACACCCTTCCCCACCCTTCCTCTCACGGGAGCTCTCACGGCGGCGTGACGTGGGGGCCCCTGGAGCCCCCCAACACCCCCAAACCCTGGAGCTTAAGCTGCCTGCGCCCCGCGCCCCCCCTGCGACCCTCGGCGGCCCTCTGCTACAAGGAG GATCTCAGTAAAAGCCCCAAGAGTGTGAAGAAACTGCTTCCCAAGCGCAAACCGGAGAGGAAACAGTCTGAGGAGGAGTTTGCCTTGAGAAAGA GCACCGCCGCTCTGGAGGAAGACGCCCAGATCCTGAAAGTCATCGAGGCCTACTGCACCAGCGCCAAGACCCGGCAGACACTCAACTCaa CCTGGCAGGGTACCGACCTGATGCACAACCACGTGCTGGCCGACGCGGATCGGCCCCCCGCCGAGCCGTTGGGCCGACGCGGCAGCGTGTCCCGTCCCGAGTTGAGCTCCGACCTCTCGGAGGACTCTGACTACGACTCCATTTGGAGCAGCCACTCTTACCGGATGGGCTCGGTGCCGCGCAAGAGCT CGCGGTGGGAGACGGAGCTGCACGTCATCCTTCCCGGCGGCCAAGAGAAAGGCCCGTTCGATGACTTTAACCGTAATGGACAAAGCGTAGCAGAAGACAA GAGTCTGGTGGACGTGGTGTACGGCCTCCGAGATGAGGTACAAGAACTAAAGCAG GACAACAAGAAGATGAAGAGGTCGCTAGAAGAGGAGCAGAGAGCCCGCAAAGATCTGGAGAAGCTCGTTAGGAGAGTTTTGAAGAACTTGAACGACCCCACTTGGGATGAGACCAACTTGtga